The proteins below come from a single Drosophila kikkawai strain 14028-0561.14 chromosome 3R, DkikHiC1v2, whole genome shotgun sequence genomic window:
- the Scm gene encoding polycomb protein Scm, which produces MSGGRDSSASNSASAGTSAPASSSATATSPASAQRQRGRPAKRATCTWCGEGKLPLQYVLPTQTGKKEFCSETCIAEFRKAYSKGACTQCDNVIRDGAPNKEFCSIMCMNKHQKKNSSTRHSGGSATGKGLPENERKLLASGAPAPTGPFQYESFHVFDWDAYLEETGSEAAPAECFKQAQNPPNNDFKIGMKLEALDPRNVTSTCIATVVGVLGSRLRLRLDGSDSQNDFWRLVDSTEIHAIGHCEKNGGMLQPPLGFRMNASSWPGYLCKILNNAMVAPEEIFQPEPLSPEENLFKVGQKLEAVDKKNPQLICCATVDAIKDDQIHVTFDGWRGAFDYWCNYRSRDIFPAGWCARSCHPMQPPGHKSRMESSNSKQRCTRPRYTLVAESEAMVPASPATAHFHPNCKGGPFINNSKLPCMVTGPTYQTLAKLCLQEVLAASTDTQQLSKLLFALEGDVHIVTAAGKNFTVKIPSPLRMKDDESLAQFIETLCTTCRACANLISLVHETEECKKCANSRKRQLTQSATPPSSPVLADKRNRQSNSATTPPSEKTIVKVEAGIKSPEESKTKASTNNGKDAANHQNSHSFNNNNSMNSSNKTSGKVVIKTEPNGVTTVPSSSTTQALRKVRFQHHGNSNSIVANGTADVSQTPVVATSHCSTSSTSSSSSLAGGTANTSTIGKYLAPLVAEVHPEQVNIKSSSNSYYKSPTTLSSSASLPTSVSTPFTGCQSASSTALAAGGVTAAKAATAPAGASAAASTSYTAITSPLSTPTPASANSQMRAQPIDWSIEEVIQYIESNDNSLAVHGDLFRKHEIDGKALLLLNSEMMMKYMGLKLGPALKICNLVNKVNGRRNNLAL; this is translated from the exons ATGTCGGGCGGACGCGACAGCAGCGCCAGCAACTCCGCCTCGGCTGGAACGAGTGCCCCAGCTTCGTCTTCGGCCACCGCCACCTCGCCCGCGTCCGCGCAACGGCAACGGGGTCGTCCTGCTAAGCGGGCCACCTGTACATGGTGCGGCGAGGGCAAGCTGCCGCTGCAGTACGTCCTACCCACGCAGACCGGCAAGAAGGAGTTCTGCTCAGAGACCTGCATCGCCGAGTTCCGCAAGGCGTACAGCAAGGGGGCGTGCACGCAATGCGACAACGTGATTCGCGACGGGGCGCCCAACAAGGAGTTCTGCTCGATCATGTGCATGAACAAGCACCAAAAGAAGAATTCCTCCACTAGGCACAGTGGCGGCTCGGCAACCGGCAAAGGACTGCCGGAAAACGAGCGCAAGCTACTAGCTAGCGGAGCACCCGCCCCCACAGGTCCCTTCCAATACGAGAGCTTTCACGTTTTTGACTGGGATGCCTACCTGGAG GAAACGGGTAGCGAAGCTGCTCCAGCAGAATGTTTCAAACAAGCTCAGAATCCTCCCAACAATGACTTTAAAATCGGCATGAAGCTGGAGGCCCTGGATCCGCGCAACGTCACTTCTACCTGCATCGCCACAGTGGTTGGTGTGCTGGGCTCCCGACTGCGACTGCGCTTGGACGGAAGTGACTCGCAAAACGACTTCTGGCGGCTGGTGGACTCCACAGAAATCCATGCGATTGGCCACTGCGAGAAGAACGGTGGCATGTTGCAGCCGCCACTAGGATTCCGCATGAACGCCTCCAGCTGGCCCGGCTACCTATGCAAGATTCTTAATAATGCCATGGTAGCGCCGGAAGAGATCTTTCAGCCAGAGCCGCTGTCGCCGGAGGAGAACCTGTTCAAGGTGGGTCAGAAGCTAGAAGCTGTCGACAAGAAGAATCCGCAGCTCATCTGCTGTGCCACCGTGGACGCCATTAAGGACGACCAGATCCACGTAACCTTCGACGGGTGGCGAGGTGCCTTCGACTATTGGTGCAACTACCGGTCGCGAGATATTTTTCCAGCCGGCTGGTGTGCGCGTAGTTGCCACCCAATGCAGCCACCGGGGCACAAGTCGCGCATGGAATCCAGTAACAGCAAGCAGCGGTGCACGCGCCCGCGCTACACCTTGGTAGCCGAATCCGAGGCCATGGTACCCGCCTCTCCCGCCACGGCCCACTTCCATCCGAACTGCAAGGGCGGTCCGTTTATCAACAATTCCAAACTACCATGCATGGTAACTGGACCAACGTACCAAACGCTGGCCAAGCTCTGCCTCCAGGAGGTTCTGGCCGCCAGCACGGATACCCAGCAGCTATCCAAGCTGCTATTTGCCTTGGAAGGAGACGTTCACATTGTGACCGCAGCTGGAAAGAATTTTACA GTTAAAATACCATCGCCGTTGCGCATGAAGGATGACGAGAGCCTGGCCCAGTTCATCGAGACATTGTGTACTACATGCCGGGCATGTGCGAATCTCATCTCGCTTGTCCACGAGACGGAGGAGTGCAAGAAATGCGCCAACAGCCGCAAGCGACAGCTGACCCAATCGGCAACTCCGCCTTCTTCGCCAGTGCTCGCCGACAAACGAAATCGTCAGTCCAATTCGGCAACAACTCCGCCCTCAGAGAAGACGATTGTCAAGGTAGAAGCAGGCATCAAGTCGCCTGAGGAGAGTAAGACCAAGGCATCGACGAACAATGGCAAGGATGCAGCAAACCACCAGAACAGTCATAgtttcaacaacaacaacagtatGAACAGTAGCAACAAGACCAGCGGCAAGGTGGTTATAAAGACCGAACCAAACGGAGTAACAACTGTCCCATCGTCCTCCACGACGCAGGCTCTGCGCAAAGTGCGCTTCCAACACCACGGGAACAGCAATAGTATTGTGGCCAATGGAACTGCAGACGTTAGCCAGACTCCGGTGGTTGCCACCAGCCATTGCAGCACCTCGTCTACTTCCTCCAGTTCAAGCCTGGCAGGGGGAACGGCCAATACCAGCACGATTGGGAAATACCTAGCACCACTGGTAGCGGAAGTGCATCCAGAGCAGGTCAATATAAAGTCCTCAAGCAACAGTTACTACAAGAGCCCGACGACGCTTTCGTCGAGTGCCTCGTTGCCGACCTCTGTGTCCACGCCATTTACGGGCTGCCAGTCAGCCTCGTCCACTGCACTGGCTGCAGGAGGAGTGACTGCGGCGAAGGCGGCTACCGCGCCGGCCGgcgcatctgctgctgcttccacGAGCTATACAGCGATCACCTCACCTCTGAGCACACCCACACCGGCATCGGCGAACTCGCAAATGCGGGCGCAGCCTATCGACTGGTCCATCGAAGAAGTTATCCAGTACATAGAGAGCAACGACAACTCCCTCGCAGTGCACGGTGATCTCTTCAGAAAACAT GAAATCGATGGTAAAGCTTTATTACTACTAAATTcagagatgatgatgaagtACATGGGCCTGAAGCTGGGACCAGCCTTAAAAATCTGCAATTTAGTCAATAAGGTTAACGGTCGTCGAAATAATCTGGCGCTTTAA
- the Fst gene encoding uncharacterized protein Fst, with translation MKVLTLLVLTALVAVAVGRPNGGWFGNFGGNWIRRFGWGSDDTEAVKAGSGHWNAGHGNSQGQWNGNGHGQGQWNGGNNHGHGQGNGHGNNHGHGHGHGHGGHRPPPPPPPPTEENIASTTEVTNPAEESTLAPETPEDSTTQAPEEVTTDSEDGSGSSEDTTRSPEDPEESTTLNPETSEAPEENTTEPEEGSGSAEETTLAPEEPEDSTTQAPEEPEDSTTQAPEEPEDSTTQAPEEPEDSTTQAPEEPEDSTTQAPEQSTTDVPEETTIDAIV, from the coding sequence ATGAAGGTTCTAACGCTCCTTGTATTGACGGCCCTTGTGGCGGTGGCCGTGGGCCGGCCGAACGGCGGTTGGTTCGGAAACTTTGGCGGAAACTGGATCAGGCGATTCGGTTGGGGCTCGGATGACACGGAGGCGGTTAAGGCAGGCTCCGGCCACTGGAATGCTGGTCACGGTAACAGCCAGGGTCAATGGAATGGCAATGGTCATGGTCAGGGTCAGTGGAACGGAGGAAATAACCATGGACACGGGCAGGGCAACGGTCATGGAAACAACCATGGCCATGGACATGGCCACGGACACGGCGGTCATcgcccgccgccgccaccaccccCACCAACGGAGGAGAACATTGCTTCCACCACGGAAGTGACTAATCCCGCCGAGGAATCCACACTGGCCCCCGAAACTCCAGAGGACTCTACTACTCAGGCCCCGGAAGAAGTCACCACAGACTCAGAGGACGGCAGCGGATCTTCAGAAGATACCACACGGTCCCCCGAAGATCCGGAAGAGTCCACCACACTAAACCCCGAAACATCGGAGGCTCCAGAAGAAAACACCACGGAACCCGAAGAAGGTAGCGGTTCAGCTGAAGAGACCACTTTGGCCCCTGAAGAGCCCGAGGACTCCACGACTCAGGCTCCCGAAGAGCCCGAGGACTCCACGACTCAGGCTCCCGAAGAGCCCGAGGACTCCACGACTCAGGCTCCCGAAGAGCCCGAGGACTCCACAACCCAGGCTCCCGAAGAGCCTGAGGATTCAACGACCCAGGCTCCCGAACAGTCAACCACCGATGTTCCTGAAGAGACCACCATCGACGCCATTGTCTAG